The Fusarium fujikuroi IMI 58289 draft genome, chromosome FFUJ_chr01 sequence CACCAGGCGTAGTCAGTCGGTGGTGGCGACGATGACGGACTTGCAGCACTCGAGCTCAGTAGCTTCAGCGACGCCTGTTCCAGCCAGAGCTGCCATTGGATCCCTTGTTCTACGACACCGCCTGCCGGGAACCCACATCACTTCACATGGAAATGGAACCGCTGCTGGCATCTACAGCTGTTCACGCAGGACCGCATCCCACTATTGGGCCTTGTTGGGCTCTATCTAGTGGACAGCTGCCCTGTAACTGCACTGCAGAACGACGTCTCGCCTTTGCGTTGGCTGCCAGAGCATGGATTCCCCATAACAGCGGTCGAGCCTTTGCCCTGATATTGTTGGCAAAGCCTGGCAACCATGGGAAACACGACATTACAACAGAAGCTTGCAAACACCAATCAGTGGAACCGAGCATTCGCCGCCGCTGTCTCAAAATACGTTTTGCAGCCTTTAAAATTGGATACAGCCTGTTCTAAACGAACAAAAAAGCACATGAGCAATCAATGGCTACTGTGGCATTCGCATTCCCCTGCAAGCGACAGGTCGTCTTTTAGTTACTTtgttttttccttttcctcacAAGGACCATGTTGCAACTTTGCAAGCTCAGGTCTGACTCGCTCCAACTGTGATTGGGCCCAATCCAAAGGCTGCCCAGCCTCGGAGTCAGTCCCTGCGTTCGGCCCCGCTATCAGCTTCAGTTTTCCACGTTTTGCTCCCGGTCCAAATAATTTTGGGCAAAAGTCCTCAGAGAAAAGGAAGCTTTTTGGACAAGCCCGACCCCGGCCGCAAAGCGAAGTTTTACTCGCGGGAAAGAATTGatctcgtcatcgtcctttCTTCCACTCTGATTCAAGTATTGGGCCTCTCCACTTGGTCCCTTCACTGTTCGTCTTACACGGCCGCTCTCGGCAAGGCCTCGCATCCCATCCTAATCTCTGCTGCTCGCTCGCTGGTCCTGGCGCTTCTTCCGCATCCACACCGGCGCGAACACACCACTGGCTACCAAGAGTCCCAAAGACCTTCCCATTCCGTGTTTTTCTCGTCATAGTCGCATCGTCAGAGTCCACCTCTGTTGTTGCCCATCTCATCTCCTCTGGTGGTCCCTCTCGGCCCTTACCCTGTTTACCCTCTAGTTAGTTGACGCGCTTGGCAACCGTCATGAACTAGTGTTCCCACTTTGTTTTTTCCCCCGCGCCGCTGCTTCGGCGTAGAAGCATTTATTCACTCACTGGAAATCTTTTACAAAAATGCATGGGGTTATTAACAAAAACGTCAGGTCTGCGGCGGACGAGGATGGCGCCGATCACATTGGTCTCGAAACTCCTCGATCCGGTGTAGCTACACCTCAACCCGATCTACAGGACAAACGCTTACCAGGAATCATGAGCTACTTCGGCCAGGTTCGTAAATACCCTTCTACGCCTTTGTCAGATCCCAATTCGTCACAGAGTGATACCACTCTAGACCGAATTCCAGTTGTGCCCACTCCACCAGCCGGCCTGCAGTTGCAGGCACACACCGAAGGCTCTCCTCGCCGCTGTGAGTACTCGGCTTTGGATCGttcgcttcttcaacatgagCGTCCTGGTTCTATGCCAAGTACCACTCAGCGGGATGAGCATAACCTTTCGGACCCCTACCCAACCCCACCCACTTCTCAGCCCTCGTCTTCGGGGGGTTCTATCTCCCAGGACATGATTTCTGTAGACTCAGGGGTGCATGGCAGGGCTGCCGTCGAGCAAAAGTCTCTTACACAGCAGTCACAATTCAAGAAACCCACAGCCTCACCATTCACCACCACCCACTTTCAAACTTCCAATGACCCATCACTACCTGAACTTGACTCCTCCAAAAACGCAGCACCTGCCAAAGACTCCATTATTCCTTCGCATCCTGAGCCCAGTACAAGTTCAGGCGCCTGTTCAGCTGCTGCCCCCGGCAAGTGGCATTTTCTTAATGGACTCAAGGAGCTAACTCGTATGACGTTCAAGAGCGGCAACTCGACTCCTACTCGAGCAATGTCGGCTGCTCGACCATCTGGCTCCGATAGAGCCCCATCCTCCGGGAGGACCAGTCATGACGGTGCTGAAGTCAGCGGTACTCAGACTCCAAGGAGTTCTGCCGGTGCCCAGGCGCCTGCCGCCAAGGGAAAGCTAACAATCAAGATCAATGAAGCTCGTGGGCTTAGGAAGAGTCGGGACCCTTATGTTGTTGTGGTGTTCCAGCGTAGTGAGCTCATTTCTGGGGGTCCCCACCACATCGATGAGGACGATAACCTTAGTGTTGAGCCACCTCCGGCAGCTGGTGGTATCCCTATCCAGCGATCAGGCAGTGACTCTGGGCGTCCCTTGGCTATTCCCATGAGGAGCAGGCAAAGTAGCAACACCAGCATTAATGACTACGGCTCGTTCCGTAACCGATCCGGAGGTCAGCTTACATTCACCAACCCAAAATGGGATGCCGAAGCCGAGTTGTAAGTTGCCTTCTGTGGACAGTTGTGTCTGAGATTCATTACTGACAATGAGTAGCGATGTTGTGGACTATGATATGCTGGTTGACGTCTCGGTTTATGATCATGGGGCAACGGGCGATGAATTTCTCGGCCATGTTGATTTTCAGGCCAGCAAGGATCCCGGTGCCACTGTCCAGGGCTGGTTCCAGCTGCAGGGCCATGCTGATACCATGGCAGAAAATGCGCCAACCGGTGAGATCTTCCTCGAGGCCATCTATCACAGAGCAGAGAGGAAGCAATTTGGCCCCACTGATTTCGAGATTCTGAAACTCATCGGCAAGGGCACTTTCGGTCAGGTGTATCAAGTGCGAAAAAAGGATACTCAGCGCATTTACGCCATGAAGGTTCTGCAGAAGAAGGTTATTGTGCAAAAGAAGGAAGTTGCCCATACCGTGGGAGAACGAAATATCCTGGTTCGGACCGCCATGTCCGACTCCCCTTTCATCGTTGGTCTCAAGTTCTCTTTCCAGACACCATCAGAACTTTATCTCGTTACTGATTATATGTCTGGAGGTGAGCTGTTTTGGCATCTACAGAAAGAGGGTCGGTTTGACGAGAAGCGAGCCAAGTTCTACATCGCCGAACTGATCTTGGCCATTCAGCACCTTCATCATAATGACATTGTATACCGGGATCTGAAGCCAGAGAATATCCTCTTGGATGCTAACGGACATATCGCCCTTTGTGACTTTGGTCTTTCCAAGGCCAATCTCACAAAGAATGACACTACCAACACTTTCTGTGGAACAACCGAATACCTTGCGCCCGAGGTTTTGCTCGACGAATCTGGCTACACCAAGATGGTGGACTTCTGGTCGCTTGGAGTTTTGGTCTTTGAGATGTGCTGCGGCTGGAGCCCATTCTATGCCGAAGATACGCAGCAAATGTATAAGAATATTGCTTTCGGTAAGGTGAGGTTTCCTCGAGATACCCTTTCTCAGGAAGGAAGGAATTTCGTCAAGGGACTCCTCAATAGAAACCCCAAGCACAGACTAGGTGCGACCGACGACGCCGAGGAGCTGAAGAGACACCCCTTCTTTGCCGATGTCGATTGgactcttctctccaagaagcttatCACTCCACCTTTCAAACCCAAATTGAAGTCTGAGACAGACGTCTCATACTTCGATCCCGAATTCACGACCGCGCTGGATCAGAATGGCTCTCTGAACGAACGTGCGGCTGCGTTGGCCCGAGGCTATGCCGCTTCAACTCCTCTTTCTCCTTCCGTTCAGGCCAACTTCCAAGGCTTCACGTTTGTTGACGAAAGCGCATTAGATGATCATATGCGAGACAGAGCAGGactcgttgatgaagatatggATGATGGACAACATCACAGGAACCGCGATAACGACGATTGGGACAATCTCGACGACATTGACCTCAGGAAGGCAAACCGGATGAGCGGGATCATGAAGACTGGACATGATGAGCACATGGTGGGTGGTTCTCACTTTGACGTATAATGCGGCAACTCCTTTTTCCTGCGCAGTATTATTCAAGTCAAGCTCCACAGCGTTTCAACCATGCTGGAGATTGATCTATCTCTACGTGTCATACAGAAAGCAAAAAGTAATATTTCGCAAAACTAAAAAACCTcacctcttcttccccaGTTTTGCATGTGGGTTACGGATGTCTAATTTGTGGAATTGTATGCATCGGGGTCGGCTGgtattgcattgcattgatCGTCGAACTGTACGGGACTGATGGCGTTTTATGGTTGTGGAaaatgagaagagagagagaacgAGAGACAAAAAATAGGAGGATCAAGTCTATTTTGGTCGATCCCTCCGTTGAGGGTCATTTCCCCCTAGTTTGA is a genomic window containing:
- a CDS encoding probable protein kinase sck1, cAMP-dependent, whose product is MHGVINKNVRSAADEDGADHIGLETPRSGVATPQPDLQDKRLPGIMSYFGQVRKYPSTPLSDPNSSQSDTTLDRIPVVPTPPAGLQLQAHTEGSPRRCEYSALDRSLLQHERPGSMPSTTQRDEHNLSDPYPTPPTSQPSSSGGSISQDMISVDSGVHGRAAVEQKSLTQQSQFKKPTASPFTTTHFQTSNDPSLPELDSSKNAAPAKDSIIPSHPEPSTSSGACSAAAPGKWHFLNGLKELTRMTFKSGNSTPTRAMSAARPSGSDRAPSSGRTSHDGAEVSGTQTPRSSAGAQAPAAKGKLTIKINEARGLRKSRDPYVVVVFQRSELISGGPHHIDEDDNLSVEPPPAAGGIPIQRSGSDSGRPLAIPMRSRQSSNTSINDYGSFRNRSGGQLTFTNPKWDAEAEFDVVDYDMLVDVSVYDHGATGDEFLGHVDFQASKDPGATVQGWFQLQGHADTMAENAPTGEIFLEAIYHRAERKQFGPTDFEILKLIGKGTFGQVYQVRKKDTQRIYAMKVLQKKVIVQKKEVAHTVGERNILVRTAMSDSPFIVGLKFSFQTPSELYLVTDYMSGGELFWHLQKEGRFDEKRAKFYIAELILAIQHLHHNDIVYRDLKPENILLDANGHIALCDFGLSKANLTKNDTTNTFCGTTEYLAPEVLLDESGYTKMVDFWSLGVLVFEMCCGWSPFYAEDTQQMYKNIAFGKVRFPRDTLSQEGRNFVKGLLNRNPKHRLGATDDAEELKRHPFFADVDWTLLSKKLITPPFKPKLKSETDVSYFDPEFTTALDQNGSLNERAAALARGYAASTPLSPSVQANFQGFTFVDESALDDHMRDRAGLVDEDMDDGQHHRNRDNDDWDNLDDIDLRKANRMSGIMKTGHDEHMVGGSHFDV